A window of the Lepus europaeus isolate LE1 chromosome 5, mLepTim1.pri, whole genome shotgun sequence genome harbors these coding sequences:
- the MMP23B gene encoding matrix metalloproteinase-23, with translation MGRGACVPPEASGPVQGRRLGAVLGALCLVPALALLVRLGTPAAPAPSAIQGDVAAPAPAARAPAPPAPPAPRRRRYTLTPARLRWDHFNLTYRILSFPRNLLSPRDTRRGLAAAFRMWSDVSPFSFREVAPEQPSDLRIGFYAVNHTDCLVSALHHCFDGPTGELAHAFFPPHGGIHFDDSEHWVLGPTRYSWKKGVWLTDLVHVAAHEIGHALGLMHSQHGRALMHLNATLRGWKALSQDELWGLHRLYGCLDRLFVCASWARRGFCDSRQRLMKRLCPSSCDFCYAFPFPTAAATLPPPRTKTRLVPEGRNVTFRCGHKILHKKGKVHWYKDQEPLEFSYPGYLALGEAHLSIIANPVNEGTYTCVVRRRQRVLTSYSWRIRVRS, from the exons ATGGGCCGCGGGGCCTGCGTCCCCCCGGAGGCGTCGGGGCCCGTCCAGGGCCGCCGGCTCGGAGCCGTGCTGGGCGCCCTGTGCCTGGTCCCCGCGCTCGCGCTGCTGGTCCGGCTGGGGACCCCGGCGGCCCCGGCCCCGAGCGCGATACAG GGCGACGTCGCCGCGCCGGCCCCCGCCGcccgggcccccgccccgccggccccgcccgcgccccgcagACGCCGCTACACGCTGACCCCGGCCCGGCTGCGCTGGGACCACTTCAATCTCACCTACAG GATCCTCTCCTTCCCGCGGAATCTGCTGAGCCCCCGGGACACGCGGCGGGGCCTGGCCGCGGCTTTCCGCATGTGGAGTGACGTGTCCCCGTTCAGCTTCCGCGAGGTGGCCCCCGAGCAGCCCAGCGACCTCCGCATAG GCTTCTACGCGGTCAACCACACGGACTGCCTGGTGTCCGCCCTGCACCACTGCTTCGACGGCCCCACCGGGGAGCTGGCCCACGCCTTCTTCCCCCCCCACGGCGGCATCCACTTCGACGACAGCGAGCACTGGGTCCTGGGCCCCACGCGCTACAGCTGGAAGAAAG GCGTGTGGCTCACGGACTTGGTGCACGTGGCGGCCCACGAGATCGGCCACGCGCTGGGCCTGATGCACTCGCAGCACGGCCGGGCGCTCATGCACCTCAACGCCACGCTGCGCGGCTGGAAGGCGCTGTCGCAGGAcgagctgtgggggctgcaccgGCTCTACG GCTGCCTGGACCGGCTGTTCGTGTGCGCGTCCTGGGCCCGGAGGGGCTTCTGTGACAGCCGCCAGCGGCTCATGAAGAGGCTGTGCCCCAGCAGCTGCGACTTCTGCTACG CATTCCCCTTCCCGACGGCGGCTGCCACCCTGCCACCCCCCAGGACCAAAACCCGGTTGGTGCCCGAGGGCAGGAACGTGACCTTCCGCTGCGGCCACAAGATCCTGCACAAGAAAGGCAAAGTGCA CTGGTACAAGGACCAGGAGCCCCTGGAGTTCTCCTACCCCGGCTACCTGGCGCTGGGCGAGGCGCACCTGAGCATCATCGCCAACCCCGTCAACGAGGGCACCTACACGTGCGTGGTGCGGCGGCGCCAGCGCGTGCTCACCTCCTACTCCTGGCGCATCCGCGTGAGGAGCTGA